Below is a window of Plasmodium chabaudi chabaudi strain AS genome assembly, chromosome: 10 DNA.
TAATATGCAACTCCAGAAGCATGAAATGAAGAAACATATGGAACagttgcaaaaaaaaatgccaTATAATCAACAAAAACTacatcaaatatataatttgcaacaaaatattataagtaatgatgaacaaaatgataaaaaaaatatgcatcgCCAAATTAGTATGGGTATAAACCCCcaaattcaaaatatgcatatgctaCAAGCAAAAAATAACGATGAATTAATTTCAAaggaaaatttaaataataatttaaatgaaaatccAATATATGCAGTAAATcgaaaattttcaaataatttaaataaatttaaaaatcctgataattttttccctCAAAATTCCTTTCATTCAACTCCACcatcaaataaaatggaTGTAAAAGATATTAGAAGTATgggaaataaaacattaatTGAAAATAGCATCGTATTAAACCCTTCTCAGAAAAGAACAGATATacctaataataatattaaccCTCACATGTTACCTATTAATATGGCATCATATAATTCTCAAAATATGcaatgtaaaataaatattaataagaaTAATAGCAATTCacaagaaaataataattgttgATTGTATTcaatacttttttaatagaCAATATAAAACACCCAATTTATGTATGCGCATATAAATTGCGTATATTACATATGTCCTTACGTTTGTAATTCTCAATACTATGATGATACATAACTTATATGCGAAGCATTAAATGTTTAACATGTGCTAAACATagattataattttatacttaaaaaaaattcgtaataataaaaagccCATTTTGAAgaaattcatttatattgttgACAGGAATACCCATCTTGTCAcactatatatgtatatagcATTCAGAACTATTATATAGTATCTTTTAAGAGGGCatagaaaaagaaatccagcaaaaaagaaaacaaaaaataagtaaattattttaaaaaatatggacaAAATTAAAGCAGGTTTTTGAtctttcgtttttttttattaattaatgaatacatgaaaataaaatatgcattgTGTGTGTAtaaatgatttttattatattattgtttctaaaaactttatttttcgtttacatttttatacagTTTTTGGTATTTGCAATATACTATAAAACCTATATCACAATTTATATGTTgcattcattttttgtatttacattttcttaaaaaatggTCTATGTTATTTCTcgtaataaaatttttgcaAATTTGTGGGTtactgttttttttattatttaaatgaattgatgcatatatatgtgtatgtttccatatatatacatacctattttttttaataaacgAATTTTGATGAATCGATATAccattgttttaaaaaattatgaataaaacTTGTTAtctgtacatatataatatatatatatgtaatataaatatgaaaatttacttcatatatgcaataaccctaagaaaattaataataattttataaatcgGAAAGTTGTATAATTATGTTATATACAAAGAACCAACTAATTcgatatattatatgcatgttCCTACAATTTTTTGTGGAAGATTAAGACTAGTTGCTTAgccatataaatatgaacaaaatgcaaagaaaaatatatggagtatatatattttaacaatttaaCTTTTTTGGAGGATATactaaacatatattatgctaaaaaaaacggccatttatttttctctctgtaaattatatgatgaTTGAATGATTACTTctatgtaaaatattcttatatatgaatatatataattaatatattaacagtGAGAATAATggtattttaaaattaacccttattataattttatttttattttaatatatttattgacttataaatgaatttttaaaaatatgtatatcaataaatattaaaaaaaataaccatcatagcaaatatatttatataggGCAATGTCGAGTTGTTATAATAGCATGACGCtaggaaaatataatataattattatgtaggcatatatatattgtattacatatatttttttccccaataaattatttgaatatcattaatttttttaatatttaaaataatatatgcatgaattaataaattgaaaaaaaatatatatatataaacaggaattaaattttttctataggaaaaaatatatggaagtaatatataacaaaaatacaaGGGGAAAACAAGGTTAACAAAataagtttaaaaaaataataaatgaatatacaaaaagaaTTAAGCTACATAAATTACGgttaacaaaattatgtaaagTTATCCCAAAGACTTATTGAATTGTAttgtatgaaaaaaatggattaGCTAACTAATATGAACAAGATTATTATCAGTTATGAATTttaagttataaaaaaatatcaagcaatatataaatcgtatctttatttgtggaattttaaatgaattcTTCcactatatattattgtgaatatttataagttaaaaaaaagtataaacaAATTCGTATACcgatatttatacatttggCATATTTTCGAGATAaaccaaataaaaagtagCGTAGTGAAATACTTGCTATGTAATATATGCTAGCAAATACTGCATAGTATTATtggtattatatatatgtgcattgtgattaaataatttagagTATAATGGCGAAAgtagaatataaaatcgAACCAGAGAAAAAGGAGGCGACTATAGATGCTTCTAATTGGCCattattgttaaaaaattatgataagCTAAATATTCGTAGCTCTCATTTTACCCCCCTACCTATGGGTAATTCCCCTTATTCAAGGAATTTgaaagaatatttaaaatatgggATTATAAACTTAGATAAGCCAAGTAATCCCTCTTCCCACGAAGTCGTTTCTTGGAtaagaaaaattttaagATGCGAAAAAACAGGGCATAGTGGAACATTAGATCCTAAAGTTACAGGGGTATTACTAGTTTGTTTAAATAGAGCAACTAGATTAGTAAAATCACAACAAGAATCTGGAAAAGAATATGTTTGTGTATGTAAATTTCATTCAAAGCCTAAAAGTATAGAAGAAGTAAAATtagttttaaataattttcaagGAGCAATATTTCAAAGACCCCCATTAATATGTGCAGTTAAAAGACAATTAAGAGTTAGAACAATTTACgaatcaaaattattagaTTACGATGATACAAATAATGTATGTGTATTTTGGGTTCGATGCCAAGCAGGAACTTATATAAGAACATTATGTGAGCATATCGGTTTATTATTAGGAGTTGGTGCACATATGCAAGAATTAAGAAGAGTAAAATCTGGGAATATGACagaatatgataatatgtGTACATTACATGATATTATGGATgctcaatatatttatgatacAACAGGTGATGAAACatatttaagaaaaattataactcctttagaaaaattattaataaattttccaCGTATAGTAATAAAAGATAGTGCCGTTAATGCAATATGCTATGGAGCTAAGTTAACTATACCAGGAGTATTACgatttgataataatattgatgTATATTCAGAAATTGTTTTGATGACAACAAAAGGTGAAGCTGTTGCGCTAGCTATTGCGCAAATGACATCTACAGTTATTGCAACGGTTGATCATGGTATTGTTGCATTAACTAAGCGAGTTATAATGGATAGAGATACTTATGATGTTAAATGGGGATTTGGAAATAGATCGatggaaaagaaaaaattaatacttGCTGGGCTTTTAGataaatatggaaaacCCAATGAAAAAACTCCAATTAGTTGGATTAAAAGTGAGGGATACGCTCCCAAAATTGTTGGCAATGCAACTAGCTATGTATTAACAACAGatgataatacaaaaaatgcagaaaataattcaaacaATTTGGAATCTAATATGGAtggtgataataataattctgAAAATGATGACTCGGAAGTTGTCAAAAAAAAGAGGAAAGTAAATTAAATGCACTCAATGTaacttatattatttttagtgCAGTAAATATgtgacaaaataaaataaatttactGAATATATGAAGGAATTATCGAAATGTGAGTtgctttttcttttgtattttttcatgtatataaaatatttgtaaatattttgaactattttttataaaaatgttatagcATGTGCTAATTCTTTAAACACAagcattttgtttttatcattttttttaatatgtataaatcgTAACAAATTGTAGGTTTAGACCcatatgtattttattattattttatttatttttcttttggattatatattggtttatttccttttttattattaatttttctgtttttttaacttaaaaaaatatatgaataaaatttataatttgatacTCATGTATCTCATAATTTCAAATTAAACATAAACAACATGCTACTATGTATGGTTAGGAATGTTTCATTGTGTTGGTTCGCACAAGTAATACACATATTTAGTTAATACTTAAAAGCGGCAAAAGAATTACAATTACTTTCTATAActgtataattaaaaaaagtaaacaattgaaacaatttaaaaaaaaattatgaaattatgcaaactataaaaaatcaaattcaaaaatgtttgaatatgtattataaaaattagtaaaataaaataacggATATGTAAAAttcaaaacaaaaaacGGAATgacaataaatatgattttaTAGATTTcagaataaataatataagttAATTTTGTCTTTGTTAGTATTTGTAAtaagatataaaataaatgcttGATGGTTGCCCATTTTCGAAAGTTTTACATGAAaagataatattatatcgTTTGAAGCGAAACAAATTACCAAAGGTGgttgtatgcatataataccCAAGGATATATACTCCTTATGTTCTCAAGCCAACGATTTCCGTTTTTTTCTAGTTACATAGATctgtatatattctttttattgtttGAAGGTATTTTCCTTTACGGAATTTCCCTTTATGAGTacctattatttttatattattttcttctccCCAGGatcttcatatttttcagtCTCGATATGTATTActaataatttgtttgtatttttcttttgctATTCATTCATAATtctgtattatttttgttgtcATCATTTTGTGATGTAGATGATTCATTTTGCTTGGgtatattttgtttcaaTTGATTTTCAATATTCTTCAAATAATTACTGTCTTGTATAGTAACTTTATGTTTCCTGTTTCTATTATAAATTGTTGAATTTGTGTAATTTTGattgatattatatatttgcatatCTGCATGGGACAATGAATTTTCTacttgaatttttttataatttgctTTAGCCctatttgtaaatttatcaaaataagGACTTAACAATCTATTAAATTCTGAGGATACCAgagaaaacaaaatagaATTAGTATCCAAAACAACATTTGCTGTTCTTGCAGTATTGTTAATTAATGACAGTTCTCCAAAATAATCagctttttttaatgatgaaataataaGTTTATTACAAGTATATTTTGATGGTATGTCAACAGTTGCTAATCCtttgcatataatataaaatttatcatcataatccccttcttttataattgtatGATTGGGCTCATGAATTTCTATTTTCATAGaataagaaatattatcaagTATTTCTAAAGGCAAGTATCTTAAAATTGGAACATTTTTAAGTACTTGTAAAATATGGATGCAATTTTGTTGCCTTTCTTCTAACATAggtttaattttttcattataatgTTCTCTTTTTAATATCCAAATTATTGCACtatttgaatttatttttacttcaTAATCTGATAAAGAATCAGCAATAACTTCCGATGAGCCATATATTTCAtcgtttttaatttctcGAACAACTGTTTCTATACCAAATATGGTGTATGTAATTAGGTTAGCTGTTCcttcaaataataacataattGGTGAGCTATCGGAATTTTGTTTAGTTATTATTTCTCCAGAGCTTGCCACTTTTCTATCCATTAATGttgcaaaatattttctttgatCTAATGTTAACATTTTAAAGTTTGGATCTAATTCGAGTTGTTTAACTATATAATTACATTCATTTGGATATGATTTATGTTGTgctttattaataattacaGGGTCTTCATAATTAGTTAGTATATTACATTCCATAACATTAGTactcatttttataaggtCAGCATTATTACCttggaaaaaattaacaactTGATTTAGAAgtgattttttattattatatatttcatatgaTTCTTCAACACCTAACTCTCcgttaattatatttagaaTAATGTCTAATGGTATTGTTTCTtcattcattatatttatttcattccaaatattttgtatattatctTTATCAATTAACCCAATTTGTTTACAAACATTTTCAAACTCTTCATAGTTTATAACAATATCCTCAACTGTTTTTAAtgtaatgttttttttaaaacctAATATACTAttactatatatttcaCATAACCTTAAGTTTAGTTCATACTTATCTACACTTTTATGCTTATAAAcacttatataaaaattatttggtgttaatatattcatatcatTACAAAGATGTTTAAAAAcgttttctattttttcctctttatcaaatattttatttataatatttatagaatTCATGCTATTCAAAAAATcctcatattttatatacccTCTATTGAATTTGTCTATACtttcataaaattgatGAATTGAACTGTATTCTGATTCGatataatttgttaatttatgtattaaatCTTTCACATCTAAATCAGTTGAACTTGATGAGTTTGTTctaattttcaaaatgcTTGATGATTTTTTTGGAGGAGTTAAGGGTGctaatttatctttttcttctttttgtACTACTTGGTTAGTCTGTAAAATATGTGGTGCCTCCGCagcatcattattattttcattgtgTGCTTCTTTCAATACATTAACTTTTATCGGCGTTGTTGGATTATTTCCATCATTCAAATTTACCTTTTCACTAATTTGGTTATTCTCTACTTCagcatatttttcttttgcaagtttatcattatctctcttatttatgttttcatCTTTGTTCTCAATATTATCATCTAATTTAAGCAcctcattatttttatgttttattttatttttttttttcataattctttcgacttttttttcatcccttaatttgattttttcgaatacttttaattcttttaatttcatttcttctaattttttgtctttCGCTTTCTCAatctcttttattttttcatcaacATTTTCTTTACTTAAACAGAGTAAGCCTGAGCTGCTTTTTGAATTGCCTGTATCATTCGCTGATTCGTTAACTTTTTTGCTAGTtgaattttctttattattttgttttttagtATTTGCTTTGTCTTTTTCTAGCGTTTTATCGTTTTTATTCTTCTtgttcattttattatttttcacttCCTTCTCCTTTTTTTGCgcctttttaattttcttttttatatctttttcaaAGTCAAATTCTTCGCTACTTCTGTCTGATAAACTACTTAGTGAACTATCTAATTTAGGCAAGTTCATAGTTGTAAAAGAttgtatattatcataattattgtCATTACCATATATGGTTTTTAACCATGGAGGTaaagaataattttttgtatacttGATTTCTGCTTCTTGTAATAGTTCGTTAAATATACTactaaaataatttgagAACGATATTTTGTCTATAGCTAATAAGAAACAATTTGTATATGCTTCACATGTAGCTGTTCTTAGTTGATTATTTATGATAGATAATTCTCcgaaatattcatatttgtGTAAATATACAGATTTGGTCATATTAGGTTCTTCATTTTGTGATTCAGTAGTATTTGTTCTATCAGAGTCTATATTGCTATTCGAATTTAAGCTATTTTCATTGGATATAGTCTTTCTTCCACTATCTGTTTTTACTGAAACAATTccctttttaattatgtaaaaaaaatcaggCTCgtcttcatattttataataacttttcctttcttaaaaaatttaaattgaaAGTTTTTAGcactattatataattcatcatcatttaatttattaataatattaactttttttaaaaaatgtatagcTTTTGATATAAAGTCTgcatcttttttttgtactttagcattattatttatactttCTGTTAATACGTCTAATTCGTTTATATCTTTTGATTTACTAAGTATGCCAATAAAAGGGGATAAAAGTtgaatatacaaatttgcatctattgtatataattcGGTATTACATATAGTTACTACAATAAAAGCCGATGGTTCtttgtttaaaattaattggTGACCAAAATATTGATTATCTTTAAAAGTAGTTATTTCatcatacatatttttatattgattAAATTGGCGTATTGAAACTGCACCttgtttaataaaataaaacttttCGCATTTATCTCCTTCTAATATTAAATGTTTTCCTTTGGgacatttttcatatttcaaattttttacaaatttatctttttcttccattttacttaatatatttttaaaaattttcactctcattaaatttgtttcaatttcttcaaccaaatatttttgctcagtattaaaattatttagaaGAATTTTGTCTAAATCACTGTAAAAAGAGcggatatattttttattgtctaTATATTCTGTATCTAGCATAATGGTATCTAATGATAAGGTCGTAGAGGATGTTACATTACTTACAATATCACGACTAATGCTTTTGCATTTGTTACCCATACTTGTATTTACAGATGCATTAGGTTCCACATTTAAGCGTGGTGTTGACATGTTAAtgtcttttatattatttgaattattctGCATTTGATTACTCATATATGTTATGATAACATTGTTTAAACTTTCTTCATTGTAATTAATTTGAGAATGTTCTATAAATTCTTTGACTATGTCTTTATTTAACAAGGattgaaaatattcacTAGAAATAGAATAGCAAATAGCTTTATCTGATTTAACAGCAACGTTACATGTTCTCAaagtattaaatataatggaTATTTCtccaaaaaatgaatatgctGACAATGTGTTTATATCCTTAtctgtattattataataaatactaACCTCTCcatcttttaatatataaaaatccaAAGGATCATCATGTTGtcttattataaattgtttattttgatattcacattttttaacattCACAgatatataactttttaaatcatatgtaaagtttttaaatataggTATATTATCAATAATACTCATAAATTCATTagatatttctttttttttgttaaccaaattaacaaattcttcagtatacatattatcGTTTATTTCTACTATAGCAACATTTGTATGGGCGGTGTAGAAATTTAAGTTGCATTTTTCGATTACATTAACACTATTTATGaaagaattattttctttggTGTTTTTCAGTAT
It encodes the following:
- a CDS encoding H/ACA ribonucleoprotein complex subunit 4, putative → MAKVEYKIEPEKKEATIDASNWPLLLKNYDKLNIRSSHFTPLPMGNSPYSRNLKEYLKYGIINLDKPSNPSSHEVVSWIRKILRCEKTGHSGTLDPKVTGVLLVCLNRATRLVKSQQESGKEYVCVCKFHSKPKSIEEVKLVLNNFQGAIFQRPPLICAVKRQLRVRTIYESKLLDYDDTNNVCVFWVRCQAGTYIRTLCEHIGLLLGVGAHMQELRRVKSGNMTEYDNMCTLHDIMDAQYIYDTTGDETYLRKIITPLEKLLINFPRIVIKDSAVNAICYGAKLTIPGVLRFDNNIDVYSEIVLMTTKGEAVALAIAQMTSTVIATVDHGIVALTKRVIMDRDTYDVKWGFGNRSMEKKKLILAGLLDKYGKPNEKTPISWIKSEGYAPKIVGNATSYVLTTDDNTKNAENNSNNLESNMDGDNNNSENDDSEVVKKKRKVN